GTGATTTTACAGGTTGTTACCCCTTTATTCCCCAAATGTAACATTGGTCCCCATACCTAAATGTAGGTTCTTTATAGGTACACTATAATTACAGAAATGTATACCGTAAATTCAGTAAACTAACGTAGTTCTTTGCGAGTTGTAATCTAAAGCGTTACGGAAATATCAAACAAAGGAACAGATTTGGGTTTCTTTTCTTCTTTGAAAATtagatgcaaaaaaacaaaacaaacaaaaaacatacctgTAGCTCGTCTCTTCTTCCATATGATGAGTGCCGTTATAATGAGAACAGCCCCACACATgaacaccagcagcagcagcacactgATCACTACAGGCAGAATGAAGGATCCTGGGTCAGATTCATCCACATCTGAAACGTTTTGAGATGAGTGACATTTGAGAATAAACTATTGAATCAAACAGGTAAATCTGTtttcatgctttttattttttactaaatttaaCATTTGTTGTCCCTGCACTCAAAATATTCGTACCAAATGTAATGTCCAGTTTGTTGTCCAGATTGAGGTGCTTCATTGTGCAGTTGTATTTATGTTCTTGACGTAGCTTTTCTTTACTGATCACCAAACTCTTCCTCATCTGGTAAGTTCCATCTCCGTTGGGCAGAATCTCTCCTCctgtgatctgatcatcatccacAGGCTGACCGTCTCTGAACAGGGTCAGGTTAATGTGACGGGGGTAAAAACCAGTGGCCAGACAGCTGATCTGAAGCCCTTGAGAGTCTGGGAGCATCTTCCTCATGAGTCTGACTCTGGGTTTCACTACAAAGAAGATTGAGAAGTGTTACTGCTGGTAAACTGttgtgcagtgttggggagtaactagttacatgtaacggcgttacgtaatttaattacaaaataaatgtaacagtaatcagttacagttactaagaaaaaatgagtaattaaattacagttacttatgaaaactGTAACAATTACAAagaggattacatttgaatatttacacacatcctcatacagcttatttctttcccaaattgcactaagACATATGGCCCATGATCTCCGCGACGCGGAGAACACATTCGTAgaattcagtcataaaaatggaattcagcCTATAACGCGGAagaaatatgccacattttggatgaataaatcaaaagtaggtcgtACACTTGAATAAAAACGCGATATGGACTGGTGTCTGCGATTATTAAGCCGCAAAAAGACtgaatatgaatcctgcacgtCCTGCGTGTCTGTGGAAATCAGGCGCTGACTGGGGAGAACCGGGACTATTCCCGGTGGCCCGGCAGACGATTTGGCGCTCTacttaaatattgttattgtataattgcagGCCGAATATACTAAAGCGATTATTTCCtaatctctaataaatcatgaatcgGCAATGATTCATGACTGGCAATCGTGACTGGCAATGGTTGGGCTCGCGCGCTCTCTGCGCCTCCGCcgaacggtttggatcagactcgatgcgagagagagagagaccggagTGAACTGTGTGagcgcacagctggagcagaagcgacacttctgttcagggtttcaggtatAGGTCAGTCTCATCTGTAAATATGCTAATGTAGTTTTGTCTTTTAGTCAAGCAACAGCAGCACattgctcacactcactcaaaatactgtataaacgacgtcattattatctattgtaatgttacagcagtaatttagcagacaaatcatcatattttatcataggtttagggggagctagtgcatacaaaaacacaacCCTTAGGAAAATTTTTGTAGCCTATGGTATGGTAGGCCTACTAAGCGTGGTTTAACCATGGActttgtagtaaaaataaatacaagtggtaattaatttgccaaaaaaaaaatgcacttacaaaacatggtaaaagtcaaataaaaatcttcagtattaaagtcatgagagagatggatggataatgaaagatttggtttcaaaaacagtatctataaactatttcttttgattttaaatctgcattgaaCTTCAGATCTCATTGAAGTAAAAGGCAGTACTAAAGTCTGATTGTGTGGTGGATGTGTTCAAATgtgatcatcttaattcaagtgatgaaggatggtgaaagtctgacagtattgAGCTCTACTTTAAGGTTAAACCTGCCTGGTGTAAATGGTGGAAGATGATTAacagttgcaaataaacattcattagaaatgtataaaagtaatcaaaaagtaaagtaattagttacattacttttttaaagtaattaaaaaagttacactactattacattttaaatagggtaacttgtaatctgtaacctattacatttccaaagtaaccttcccaacactgctgtTGTGTTCATTGCATCAGTATTTCAGTTATGATAATCATGATTCATAAAGCATGCACAGCTGTCTGGTCCATATCTGTTGatagtgttctttttttttattatgaataggTTAATCAGGTTGACTCACTCACCTTTTCTCATCACATTGTTCTTTTCCTTGTTCAAAAACCTCCGCAAGGTTTTAATGCAAATAGGATGATAAACATTTTGATGCATGAACTTTACATGAAGCTGTGTTGCTTGGTCCCATGTTTTTGATAGCAGTTTATTCTGGACTGCCTTTTTTTCAATGTCAAAGGTGAACTCCCCAGCATTTTGTCCACCAAAACCATCCCACATATGAAGTGGACCAGGTTTATCATTGTTCAACAATTCACATCCAGCAAGTCTCTGAGTAACACGTACACCTGTAGTagaatggatgaatgaaacatGTAGCTGTTACCACTTCTCTGTCAAAAGCTGTGTATGCTGTGTGCATAAACACAAAAGAGTTACATTTGTTATGAAATGTATTGTGTGGCTTCAGTTTGTTGCTTGGACTAACCTGAGTGATTGAAGTGATCATTATAATGGGATTCCAAACCTTGCAGGTAATTATATAAAGCACGAAATACAGTTTTAGCATCGCTTTGCTCTTCAACATAGTATTTTGATTCACTGTGAGAGCGATATACAAGTTTCCATGTGTTTGAGTCATAATATGCTATTTGCACATCATCCAACATCAGCACAGCACTGAACTCAGGAAATGGTGTTTGTCCAGCTATATATG
The nucleotide sequence above comes from Carassius gibelio isolate Cgi1373 ecotype wild population from Czech Republic chromosome B3, carGib1.2-hapl.c, whole genome shotgun sequence. Encoded proteins:
- the LOC127952586 gene encoding major histocompatibility complex class I-related gene protein isoform X2; translation: MFVLVLFLLPCLKVVSADSHSLMTFATYIAGQTPFPEFSAVLMLDDVQIAYYDSNTWKLVYRSHSESKYYVEEQSDAKTVFRALYNYLQGLESHYNDHFNHSGVRVTQRLAGCELLNNDKPGPLHMWDGFGGQNAGEFTFDIEKKAVQNKLLSKTWDQATQLHVKFMHQNVYHPICIKTLRRFLNKEKNNVMRKVKPRVRLMRKMLPDSQGLQISCLATGFYPRHINLTLFRDGQPVDDDQITGGEILPNGDGTYQMRKSLVISKEKLRQEHKYNCTMKHLNLDNKLDITFDVDESDPGSFILPVVISVLLLLVFMCGAVLIITALIIWKKRRATGRGSETTQSDYSLASSSGPDET
- the LOC127952586 gene encoding major histocompatibility complex class I-related gene protein isoform X1, with amino-acid sequence MFVLVLFLLPCLKVVSADSHSLMTFATYIAGQTPFPEFSAVLMLDDVQIAYYDSNTWKLVYRSHSESKYYVEEQSDAKTVFRALYNYLQGLESHYNDHFNHSGVRVTQRLAGCELLNNDKPGPLHMWDGFGGQNAGEFTFDIEKKAVQNKLLSKTWDQATQLHVKFMHQNVYHPICIKTLRRFLNKEKNNVMRKVKPRVRLMRKMLPDSQGLQISCLATGFYPRHINLTLFRDGQPVDDDQITGGEILPNGDGTYQMRKSLVISKEKLRQEHKYNCTMKHLNLDNKLDITFDVDESDPGSFILPVVISVLLLLVFMCGAVLIITALIIWKKRRATGRGSETTQSDYSLASSSDPDEK